One window of the Etheostoma spectabile isolate EspeVRDwgs_2016 chromosome 16, UIUC_Espe_1.0, whole genome shotgun sequence genome contains the following:
- the cabp7b gene encoding calcium-binding protein 7 → MPVRAVTTRFMYKGLCTIPDVLSYRTPVILPEDEVEEIREAFKVFDRDGNGFISKQELGMAMRSLGYMPNEVELEVIIQRLDIDGDGQVGFDEFVTLLGPKLSAAGMPDKFHGADFDSVFWKCDMQKLTVDELKRLLYDTFRDHLTMKDIENIIMTEESHLNSPESHVDIDTSPTQQEKHTCVRKSLICAFAIAFIISVMLIAANQMLRRGMK, encoded by the exons ATGCCAGTGCGTGCTGTGACCACCAGGTTCATGTACAAGGGACTTTGCACTATTCCAGATGTCCTGTCCTACCGGACCCCTGTTATCTTGCCCGAGGATGAGGTTGAAG AGATACGTGAGGCTTTCAAAGTATTTGACCGAGATGGGAACGGTTTCATCTCAAAGCAGGAGTTGGGGATGGCCATGCGCTCACTGGGCTACATGCCCAATGAGGTGGAGCTGGAGGTTATCATCCAAAGACTTGATATAGATG GTGACGGTCAAGTTGGCTTTGATGAATTTGTCACATTGCTTGGTCCTAAACTCTCTGCTGCTGGAATGCCTGATAAGTTCCACGGAGCAGACTTTGATTCAGTGTTTTGGAAG TGTGACATGCAGAAACTTACTGTGGATGAGCTTAAGAGACTGCTTTACGATACTTTCCGTGACCACCTCACCATGAAAGACATTGAGAACATCATCATGACTGAGGAGAGCCACCTGAACAGTCCCGAGTCCCATGTTGACATTGACA CAAGTCCAACACAACAGGAAAAGCACACGTGTGTGCGTAAAAGCCTGATTTGTGCCTTCGCCATTGCATTTATCATCAGCGTTATGCTCATTGCAGCAAATCAAATGCTCCGCAGAGGAATGAAGTAA